A genomic window from Paenibacillus sp. FSL K6-0276 includes:
- a CDS encoding alpha/beta hydrolase, producing MKKTIIFKENYQFTIKADFHETNRPHAPTIVYIHGGGLLWGDRDDLSEEMIQLYTNNGFALFSIDYRLAPRSTLSDILEDVQDSLLWLVNEGPKQFSIDPSRIAVVGSSAGGFLALCTGMFTNKPRAIVSFYGYGDISAQWALEPSKFYCEKDNVSMDIAKRTVSDQIITNASVDERFLLYLYARQSGHWIQEVTGLNPSLHKEELFKFCPIYHVTKDFPPTLLLHGTNDVDVPYEQSVFMRAALMKEGVTAKLITIPNGEHVFDKDFDNPVVQKALHQVIDFLQLHLAE from the coding sequence ATGAAGAAGACCATTATTTTTAAAGAAAATTATCAATTTACAATTAAGGCTGATTTTCATGAAACAAACCGTCCCCATGCCCCTACTATTGTATACATTCACGGAGGCGGCCTACTTTGGGGGGATAGAGATGATCTATCCGAGGAAATGATACAACTTTACACCAACAATGGCTTTGCGCTATTTTCGATTGACTATAGATTGGCCCCTAGATCAACACTTTCTGACATCCTTGAAGATGTCCAAGATAGCCTTCTTTGGTTAGTGAATGAAGGACCAAAACAATTCTCCATTGATCCCTCAAGGATTGCTGTGGTGGGAAGTTCGGCAGGTGGTTTCCTTGCCCTGTGCACAGGAATGTTTACCAACAAACCACGCGCGATTGTCTCCTTCTATGGATATGGTGATATTAGTGCACAATGGGCACTAGAACCAAGTAAATTCTATTGTGAAAAAGATAACGTCTCCATGGATATTGCAAAAAGAACAGTATCCGATCAAATTATTACGAACGCAAGCGTTGACGAGCGTTTTCTTCTCTATTTATATGCTAGACAATCCGGTCATTGGATTCAAGAAGTGACGGGCTTAAATCCTTCTCTACATAAGGAAGAACTCTTCAAATTCTGTCCTATTTATCATGTGACTAAAGACTTCCCTCCTACATTGTTATTGCACGGAACAAATGATGTAGATGTACCGTATGAGCAATCTGTATTTATGAGAGCTGCGCTAATGAAAGAAGGGGTAACCGCAAAGCTTATTACCATTCCTAATGGAGAGCATGTATTCGATAAAGATTTTGATAACCCTGTTGTGCAAAAGGCTCTTCATCAGGTGATTGATTTTCTCCAGCTTCATCTTGCAGAGTAA
- a CDS encoding PucR family transcriptional regulator ligand-binding domain-containing protein has product MLTVKDLMKIKAIEGIKIVAGEQGIDKSISIVNIIENPDAFDWLSPNELLLSTGYIFKNNVELQNRIIKELAELNCSGLVVKMKRYFDKLPQNMIDEANKYGLPLLELPFEYTLSNVISIINEKVSGRYDLLNRKTLDVHNLFFKITLEGGGIAKITSMLSETISNPIIIVDKDWRLLHHTEHAKNNSPLEYYLDFSNQQPVFNKEFIDTIPTNLNEMKKSIKRIYHSEGAEIKCPVIPVAASNYIYGYIVIWQTVQELSEFDYIILQQASTIMALELIKAKEISELEIRIKQDSIDDLLSGKISSHEALQTLCYLHGLNPSYMYYSMVINIEMNEADKFEDMIIGKYKMESIAKKCVDIIYDLSHQAIGEIKCFYRNNRVIILVGQNEEKPPVSISDAKLYANELLEVLIQRTKETLLIGIGQQYSTISSLHKSFSEANEMIKLMQQKNLQNKVSHFEDYSVYHLLEANIKVVALEEFFRKCLGKVFDHDQLHGTSYMLTLENYFINNLNVTETSKAMFLHRNTLIYRIEKIKEILNLDLKHSEELLRIQLALKIFSILNKTI; this is encoded by the coding sequence TTGCTAACCGTTAAAGACTTAATGAAAATCAAGGCTATAGAGGGAATAAAGATTGTTGCTGGAGAACAAGGAATTGATAAATCCATATCCATCGTTAACATTATTGAGAATCCCGATGCCTTTGACTGGCTTTCACCAAACGAACTACTTTTATCAACAGGCTATATCTTCAAAAATAATGTAGAATTACAAAATCGAATTATTAAGGAACTTGCAGAGCTTAACTGTTCAGGATTGGTTGTGAAAATGAAGCGGTACTTTGACAAGCTTCCTCAGAACATGATTGATGAAGCTAATAAGTATGGGTTACCACTTCTAGAACTGCCTTTTGAATATACACTTTCAAACGTGATCTCGATCATTAATGAGAAGGTTTCCGGAAGATATGATTTGCTCAATAGAAAAACTTTAGATGTACATAACTTGTTCTTCAAAATTACACTTGAAGGCGGCGGTATTGCAAAAATAACTTCCATGTTATCCGAAACGATCAGTAATCCTATTATTATCGTTGACAAGGATTGGCGATTATTGCATCACACAGAACATGCGAAGAACAACAGTCCTCTCGAGTATTATCTTGATTTTTCAAATCAACAGCCTGTTTTTAATAAAGAGTTCATCGATACCATTCCTACAAATCTAAATGAAATGAAAAAGTCTATTAAGAGGATTTATCATTCAGAAGGCGCTGAAATAAAATGTCCAGTTATTCCTGTCGCTGCTTCCAACTATATTTATGGATACATTGTTATTTGGCAGACGGTGCAAGAACTATCTGAATTTGATTACATTATTTTGCAGCAAGCCTCCACCATCATGGCACTCGAACTGATAAAAGCTAAGGAAATTAGCGAACTTGAAATACGAATTAAGCAGGACTCCATTGATGATTTACTCTCGGGGAAAATATCATCTCATGAAGCGCTGCAAACCTTATGTTATTTACATGGATTAAATCCGAGCTATATGTATTACAGTATGGTGATAAATATTGAAATGAATGAAGCAGACAAGTTTGAAGATATGATTATTGGAAAGTACAAAATGGAGTCCATTGCAAAAAAGTGTGTGGATATCATTTATGACTTGTCGCATCAAGCGATTGGAGAAATTAAGTGCTTTTATAGAAATAATAGAGTCATCATTCTAGTAGGACAAAATGAAGAAAAACCTCCTGTTTCGATTAGTGATGCCAAGCTATATGCAAATGAACTACTCGAGGTACTTATTCAAAGAACGAAGGAAACGCTCTTAATAGGCATTGGTCAGCAATACAGTACAATAAGCTCGTTACATAAAAGCTTTTCTGAGGCGAACGAAATGATTAAATTGATGCAACAAAAAAACCTTCAAAACAAGGTCTCACATTTCGAAGATTATTCGGTTTACCACCTGTTGGAAGCAAATATCAAAGTCGTTGCATTAGAAGAATTTTTCCGAAAGTGTCTAGGTAAAGTGTTTGATCATGATCAATTACATGGTACAAGTTATATGTTAACTTTAGAAAATTACTTTATTAACAATCTTAATGTCACGGAAACTTCAAAGGCCATGTTTTTGCACAGAAACACGCTTATCTATCGAATTGAGAAAATAAAGGAAATACTAAATCTGGACTTAAAGCATTCCGAAGAATTACTGCGAATTCAATTAGCATTAAAGATATTTAGTATTTTAAATAAAACGATTTGA
- the arcC gene encoding carbamate kinase, which yields MEEIVIVAIGGNSLVKENGLDSIHDQSEAVKEVVVNIVDMVQEGYNVVVTHGNGPQVGFGLRRSEIAHEIAGMSPVPLVNCGADTQGGIGYLIQQALINEFAVRGINKNVATVITQVEVSSEDPNFKNPTKPVGSFFSLEQAEEMKKEHPEWSFVEDSGRGYRRVVPSPRPIDIVEKDAIKSLIEGGFVVVAAGGGGIAVVKSDDNTYKGIDAVIDKDFATSLLAEQIHAETLIITTGVSRVCINYGKPNQKELSKMTVDETKQYVLENHFPAGSMLPKIEASLSFLEKSGTRVIITNPESLKDAINEKAGTHIVK from the coding sequence ATGGAAGAAATTGTAATCGTTGCTATTGGCGGGAACTCATTGGTCAAGGAAAATGGCCTGGATTCGATTCATGACCAATCTGAAGCAGTAAAAGAAGTTGTCGTTAATATTGTTGATATGGTTCAAGAGGGCTACAATGTCGTCGTTACACACGGTAATGGACCACAAGTAGGATTTGGACTAAGAAGATCTGAAATTGCACATGAAATTGCAGGTATGTCTCCTGTTCCACTAGTGAATTGTGGAGCCGATACACAAGGTGGGATAGGTTATTTAATCCAACAAGCTTTAATTAACGAATTTGCAGTTAGAGGGATCAATAAGAATGTTGCTACAGTTATTACGCAAGTTGAAGTAAGTTCAGAAGACCCTAATTTCAAGAATCCGACGAAACCAGTTGGATCCTTCTTTTCCCTAGAACAAGCTGAAGAAATGAAAAAAGAACATCCTGAATGGAGTTTTGTAGAAGACTCTGGCCGAGGGTATCGTAGAGTGGTTCCATCACCAAGACCTATAGATATTGTGGAGAAAGATGCGATTAAGTCATTAATCGAAGGGGGCTTTGTCGTTGTCGCTGCGGGTGGTGGAGGTATCGCAGTCGTGAAGTCTGATGATAATACGTACAAAGGTATTGATGCAGTAATCGATAAGGATTTTGCTACGAGTCTTTTAGCAGAACAAATCCATGCGGAGACGTTGATTATTACAACGGGAGTTTCTAGAGTTTGCATCAACTATGGTAAGCCGAATCAAAAGGAACTCTCCAAAATGACGGTTGATGAAACCAAACAATATGTGCTAGAAAATCACTTTCCAGCAGGAAGCATGCTGCCTAAAATTGAGGCGAGTTTAAGCTTCTTAGAGAAAAGCGGAACGCGAGTTATTATTACGAATCCGGAAAGCTTGAAAGATGCGATCAATGAAAAAGCAGGCACTCATATCGTGAAGTAA
- a CDS encoding cytosine permease, with amino-acid sequence MDQAKLEQNYDRYKSYGYGEELLPKKPEQRDWGMSNYITLWMGAVHNIMSYMTVAGFFVLGLDTTQVLFAVMLSAIIVSAFYALNGYSASKYGLPFAMLLRDSFGVKGAIIPALIRGLVAGLVFFGTTTVVGAESLNVIFARFIPNYMDLGGGFTLFGLAFPTMISYAILWTATVLLFLGGMKTLGKFGNWSSPVVYVFIIGAAVWAIKIAGGFGPILEYVPANPSSSPLVFIACVSALVSNWAGPVVNMSDFTHRAKSPRAAMIGLPVGFILSYILFAITCVALIAGTEIAFGEPIFNIVHAIDKIENTFAVVVLILALNVGAIAFVVFANLLPAGLQMSSLFPKKFTVKTAGVLTAVVGTLILPWKLVESTTTLFFFYSFIGSIFGPIAGIMLSSFFIHRKRVLNLDHIYVPAGSNGEYKNGYNPVAMAVLAVSFILPMSGAFLKGVPFLASMNDFAFFSGLIVSFVLYTIFSKTLKSSQLN; translated from the coding sequence ATGGATCAAGCAAAATTGGAACAAAATTATGATAGGTACAAATCATACGGTTACGGTGAGGAATTACTGCCCAAAAAGCCTGAGCAAAGAGACTGGGGAATGTCCAACTATATAACACTCTGGATGGGCGCTGTTCATAATATTATGTCGTATATGACAGTCGCAGGTTTCTTCGTCCTAGGACTGGATACAACACAGGTGCTCTTTGCCGTTATGCTTTCAGCGATTATTGTCTCTGCGTTTTATGCTTTAAATGGGTATTCTGCATCCAAATATGGACTTCCATTCGCGATGTTGCTTCGAGATTCTTTTGGAGTAAAAGGAGCTATTATACCCGCATTAATACGTGGACTTGTTGCCGGATTAGTATTCTTTGGAACCACTACCGTTGTAGGTGCAGAATCATTAAATGTTATATTTGCGAGATTTATTCCGAATTACATGGATTTAGGCGGTGGTTTTACACTATTCGGGTTAGCATTCCCGACAATGATCTCCTATGCAATTCTTTGGACAGCGACTGTTCTGTTGTTCTTAGGTGGAATGAAAACATTAGGTAAGTTCGGTAACTGGTCATCCCCAGTAGTATATGTGTTTATCATTGGTGCTGCTGTTTGGGCGATCAAGATTGCTGGAGGTTTTGGCCCGATTTTAGAGTATGTACCAGCGAACCCAAGTTCAAGTCCATTGGTCTTTATTGCTTGCGTAAGTGCATTAGTATCTAACTGGGCGGGTCCTGTTGTTAATATGTCGGACTTCACGCATCGTGCGAAATCACCAAGAGCGGCTATGATTGGCTTGCCAGTAGGCTTTATCCTATCTTATATTCTTTTTGCCATCACTTGTGTGGCTTTAATCGCGGGTACTGAAATTGCGTTTGGTGAGCCGATCTTCAATATCGTACACGCCATTGATAAAATTGAAAACACTTTCGCTGTTGTTGTGTTGATTCTAGCGCTAAATGTAGGAGCAATCGCCTTCGTAGTGTTTGCAAACTTATTGCCAGCTGGCTTGCAAATGTCATCTCTTTTCCCGAAAAAATTCACTGTAAAGACTGCGGGTGTCTTAACAGCCGTTGTTGGAACTTTGATTTTACCATGGAAGCTTGTAGAAAGTACGACGACATTATTTTTCTTCTATAGCTTTATTGGGTCCATCTTTGGTCCAATTGCTGGTATTATGCTTTCAAGCTTCTTTATTCATCGGAAAAGAGTATTAAATCTTGACCATATCTATGTCCCAGCAGGCAGCAATGGTGAATATAAGAATGGCTACAATCCCGTTGCAATGGCTGTTCTAGCAGTCAGCTTCATCCTTCCTATGTCAGGTGCGTTTCTAAAGGGTGTACCCTTCCTAGCTAGTATGAATGATTTTGCTTTCTTCAGCGGTTTAATTGTTTCGTTTGTTCTATACACCATCTTTAGCAAAACACTAAAATCATCCCAATTAAACTAG
- a CDS encoding DUF1116 domain-containing protein — protein sequence MSKINELFTNKLNVINVGIENFRDDLFKQNASVTHLDWTPPGRGNPELIAALDKLEDPSVTDKIEAANKAAVERIINSQPVLIGFDQAINVVPGMTKNTILHAGPPITWDKMNGPMKGAVTGAIVFEGLAPNIEEAAELAASGEIIFSPCHEHNCVGSMAGVTSASMFMHIVENRTYGNIAYTNLSEQMSKILRMGANDESVIHRLIWMRDVLGPILRDAMKLSPNGIDLRLMLSQALHMGDECHNRNVAGTTLLIQALTPYIIQTNFTVEQKKEVFEFVSSSDYFSGPTWMALCKCALDAAHGIENSTIVTTMARNGVEFGIRVSGIAGNVWFTGPAQQVIGPMFAGYKPEDSGLDIGDSAITETYGIGGFAMATAPAIVSLVGGTVDDAISYTTKMAEITTIENPNVTIPMLDFIGIPTGIDIQKVIQTGIMPIINTAIAHKDAGIGMIGAGIVNPPIEAFEKALLALSEEIK from the coding sequence ATGAGTAAAATCAATGAACTTTTTACGAATAAACTAAATGTCATTAATGTAGGCATTGAGAATTTCAGAGATGATTTGTTTAAACAAAACGCGAGTGTAACTCACTTGGATTGGACGCCGCCAGGCAGAGGGAATCCAGAATTAATTGCTGCGCTTGATAAGCTTGAAGATCCAAGCGTAACAGATAAGATCGAAGCTGCTAACAAGGCGGCCGTTGAGAGAATTATTAACTCGCAACCGGTACTGATTGGCTTTGACCAAGCGATTAATGTAGTTCCTGGTATGACGAAAAATACGATTTTACATGCTGGCCCACCAATCACTTGGGACAAAATGAATGGTCCGATGAAGGGCGCAGTAACAGGGGCCATTGTATTTGAAGGACTTGCCCCCAATATTGAAGAAGCAGCTGAACTAGCCGCGTCGGGAGAGATTATCTTCTCGCCATGTCATGAACATAACTGTGTAGGTTCCATGGCTGGTGTAACATCGGCTTCCATGTTTATGCATATTGTTGAGAATAGAACCTATGGAAATATTGCTTATACAAATTTAAGTGAGCAGATGTCCAAAATCCTTCGTATGGGTGCCAATGACGAGAGTGTTATCCATCGTTTGATTTGGATGCGTGATGTATTAGGTCCTATTTTAAGAGATGCGATGAAACTAAGTCCAAATGGAATTGATTTGCGCTTAATGCTGTCACAAGCGCTTCATATGGGCGACGAATGTCATAACCGAAATGTAGCTGGAACAACCCTGCTCATTCAAGCGCTAACGCCTTATATTATCCAAACGAATTTCACTGTTGAACAGAAAAAAGAAGTGTTTGAATTCGTTAGCAGCAGCGACTATTTCTCAGGTCCGACATGGATGGCGCTTTGTAAATGTGCCCTTGATGCTGCTCATGGCATTGAGAATAGTACAATTGTTACCACAATGGCTCGTAACGGAGTGGAATTCGGTATTCGCGTGAGTGGAATAGCTGGAAACGTGTGGTTTACAGGTCCTGCACAACAAGTTATTGGTCCTATGTTTGCTGGATACAAACCAGAAGATTCTGGTCTTGATATTGGTGACAGTGCGATCACAGAGACCTATGGAATTGGTGGATTTGCTATGGCAACTGCACCAGCCATTGTTTCGCTTGTGGGTGGTACCGTTGATGATGCAATCAGCTACACCACAAAAATGGCAGAAATCACAACAATAGAGAATCCTAACGTGACGATTCCAATGCTTGACTTTATAGGTATTCCAACAGGTATTGATATTCAAAAAGTCATTCAAACAGGAATTATGCCGATTATTAATACAGCCATTGCACATAAAGATGCAGGAATTGGAATGATTGGTGCGGGTATCGTTAACCCTCCAATTGAAGCATTTGAAAAAGCATTACTTGCATTAAGTGAAGAAATTAAATAA
- a CDS encoding tetratricopeptide repeat protein has product MDNLSLNTKLIEASEQGELTFVEKLLDEGASIDYKDAAGRTALMAATQNNQIAIAKSLIEAGSDVNTRDITQLSPFICSAANGFYEILRLMIAGGADLKSVNRFGGTALLPSSEKGYLKTVEVCIDAGVPVNHVNNLGWSALLEAVILGNGGRLYSDIIEALVHAGADVHLPDRDGLSSLQRAEENGQYKVVKILEKSIQANNEYVKQAKALAKNDQYEEAISVINRALELDPNNLDFIYYKGYFLQELKRYEEALYCYESVLSIDPANLECYFYTANCLRLWNKPEEALQEYDKACELAPNETFYRYHKSNYLRELGRHEEAVVEMDKLLALQPNRYDFSFHKANSLRSLGKHEEAIEAIENAIKNDPTNPLYHSHKKQSLELIG; this is encoded by the coding sequence TTGGATAATCTATCCTTGAATACAAAACTTATTGAGGCGAGTGAACAGGGAGAACTGACTTTTGTTGAGAAACTGTTAGACGAAGGTGCCAGCATTGATTATAAAGATGCTGCGGGACGAACAGCGTTAATGGCGGCAACTCAAAACAATCAAATCGCTATTGCTAAAAGTTTAATAGAGGCAGGAAGTGACGTAAACACAAGAGATATTACACAACTATCACCGTTTATTTGCTCAGCAGCAAATGGTTTTTATGAAATCCTGCGTCTCATGATTGCTGGTGGAGCTGATTTGAAAAGCGTTAATCGTTTTGGAGGAACAGCACTGTTACCATCGAGTGAAAAAGGTTATTTGAAAACCGTAGAGGTGTGTATTGATGCTGGGGTTCCAGTGAATCATGTCAACAACTTAGGCTGGTCAGCCCTGCTTGAGGCAGTCATATTGGGGAATGGTGGTCGATTATATTCTGACATTATTGAAGCGCTGGTTCATGCGGGGGCAGATGTGCATTTGCCTGATCGAGATGGGCTCTCATCCCTACAACGTGCTGAAGAGAACGGTCAGTATAAAGTCGTGAAGATTCTAGAAAAAAGCATTCAAGCAAATAACGAATATGTGAAGCAGGCAAAGGCTCTTGCTAAAAATGATCAATATGAAGAAGCCATATCCGTCATTAACAGAGCGTTGGAATTGGACCCTAACAACCTGGACTTCATCTATTATAAAGGTTATTTCTTGCAAGAATTAAAGAGATACGAAGAGGCACTTTATTGCTATGAAAGCGTTTTATCGATTGATCCTGCTAATTTAGAATGTTATTTTTACACAGCAAATTGTTTAAGACTGTGGAACAAACCGGAGGAAGCTCTTCAGGAATATGATAAAGCATGTGAGCTAGCGCCTAATGAAACGTTCTATCGCTACCACAAATCCAATTATTTAAGAGAACTTGGGCGACATGAAGAAGCAGTTGTCGAGATGGATAAACTGCTAGCACTTCAGCCGAATAGATATGACTTCTCCTTCCATAAGGCGAACAGTCTAAGATCGCTAGGTAAGCATGAAGAAGCCATTGAGGCCATCGAGAACGCGATTAAGAATGATCCAACCAATCCGTTATACCATTCACACAAAAAGCAATCCCTTGAATTAATCGGTTAG
- a CDS encoding nucleoside deaminase — protein MDYMKLAVDATIEGMNKKFGGPFGATIVRGDEVIAAVSNTMMRDTDPSAHAEMVAIREACKKLDTMDLSDCVIYATCEPCPMCMGAIIWSGVKEVHYCSTRDDAKEHGFSDIHLREYFVGHDESVVNMIKVEAREDCDHLWTHFHELNKK, from the coding sequence ATGGATTACATGAAATTGGCGGTAGACGCAACGATCGAAGGTATGAACAAGAAATTTGGAGGCCCGTTTGGTGCAACGATTGTTCGAGGCGATGAAGTGATTGCAGCGGTTAGCAATACAATGATGAGAGATACGGATCCTTCTGCACATGCAGAAATGGTAGCTATCCGAGAAGCGTGTAAAAAGTTAGACACCATGGACTTATCGGATTGCGTAATTTATGCAACCTGTGAACCGTGTCCAATGTGTATGGGCGCTATTATTTGGTCAGGTGTTAAAGAAGTTCATTATTGTAGCACTAGAGACGATGCGAAAGAGCATGGCTTCTCTGACATTCACCTTCGCGAATATTTTGTGGGTCATGATGAGAGTGTTGTTAATATGATTAAAGTGGAAGCTAGAGAAGATTGCGATCATTTATGGACGCATTTCCACGAATTAAACAAGAAATAA
- the fdrA gene encoding acyl-CoA synthetase FdrA, whose product MTVQVLVKPNTYIDSVSLMSLSTKANQIEIVEQAIIAMGTEMNKEVIRNVGLMTPEVESAKTSDLVIIVKAASEELCEGAFESINELLTKKKDSSKGKSEVKYSTITSAVNGIPEANLAIIAVNGSYAPREARKALENNLHVMLFSDNVSIEDEIQLKTLAQEKGLLMMGPDCGTAIIGNVALCFANAVRKGNIGIVGASGTGSQEVTVRIHEFGGGITQLIGTGGRDLSEEVGGIMMLAGIKALEEDDATKVIVLVSKPPAPSVEEKVLAQIKQCKKPVVVWFVGGNEEKVTQAGGHFAKMSKEAALKAVLLAGADESKLNKRALNLPLIEEVRAKLNPEQKYIRGLFSGGTLCDEAMHIAMEKFDNVYSNIQREPEYRLKDVRVSQDHTFIDFGDDQFTQGKPHPMIDPSTRIERFIQEAKDPSVGVIVMDFVLGFGAHEDPVGAMLPAIIEAKQVAEEEGRHLEVIGYILGTELDSQNIEGQINKLLASGATHASSSQNAGLLAREFVVKGE is encoded by the coding sequence ATGACTGTTCAAGTTTTAGTAAAACCAAACACTTATATCGATTCCGTATCTTTGATGTCACTCTCAACAAAAGCGAATCAGATCGAAATCGTAGAACAAGCCATTATTGCAATGGGTACTGAAATGAATAAAGAGGTCATTAGAAATGTGGGCTTGATGACACCTGAAGTGGAAAGTGCCAAAACAAGTGACTTAGTGATTATTGTGAAGGCTGCCTCAGAAGAGCTGTGTGAGGGCGCTTTCGAAAGTATCAATGAATTATTAACGAAGAAGAAAGATTCATCTAAAGGAAAGAGTGAGGTTAAATACTCAACCATTACCTCAGCTGTAAACGGTATTCCTGAAGCTAATTTAGCGATTATTGCTGTAAATGGGAGTTACGCTCCTAGAGAAGCAAGAAAAGCTCTTGAAAATAATCTTCACGTCATGTTATTTAGCGACAATGTAAGTATTGAAGATGAAATTCAATTAAAGACTTTAGCACAAGAAAAAGGCTTGTTAATGATGGGACCAGACTGTGGTACTGCGATTATTGGTAATGTCGCTTTATGCTTTGCAAATGCCGTGAGAAAAGGCAATATCGGGATCGTTGGCGCATCAGGAACAGGTAGCCAAGAGGTAACGGTTCGTATTCATGAATTTGGCGGTGGAATCACACAGTTGATCGGTACGGGCGGTAGAGATCTAAGTGAAGAAGTTGGCGGCATTATGATGCTGGCTGGAATTAAAGCGTTAGAAGAGGACGATGCAACAAAGGTTATTGTCCTTGTATCTAAACCTCCAGCACCAAGTGTAGAAGAGAAAGTACTAGCACAAATTAAACAATGTAAAAAACCAGTTGTGGTTTGGTTTGTGGGTGGGAATGAAGAAAAGGTCACCCAAGCTGGCGGTCACTTTGCAAAAATGTCAAAAGAAGCTGCACTTAAGGCGGTACTTTTAGCTGGAGCAGACGAATCCAAGCTTAACAAACGAGCGTTAAATCTTCCGCTTATTGAAGAAGTACGTGCGAAGTTAAATCCTGAGCAAAAATATATCCGTGGACTATTTAGTGGCGGTACGCTCTGTGATGAAGCGATGCACATTGCTATGGAGAAATTCGACAATGTCTACAGTAACATTCAGAGAGAGCCTGAATATCGCTTAAAAGACGTTAGAGTAAGCCAAGATCATACCTTTATTGATTTTGGAGACGATCAATTTACACAAGGTAAGCCACATCCAATGATAGATCCATCTACTCGGATTGAAAGATTTATTCAAGAAGCGAAAGATCCTTCTGTTGGTGTCATTGTTATGGACTTTGTTCTAGGCTTCGGAGCACACGAAGATCCTGTAGGCGCAATGCTTCCAGCGATTATCGAAGCGAAGCAAGTAGCTGAAGAAGAAGGTAGACATCTGGAGGTTATTGGATACATTCTTGGAACCGAGCTAGATAGTCAAAATATTGAGGGTCAAATTAATAAATTGTTAGCTTCTGGTGCTACACACGCTAGCAGCAGTCAGAACGCAGGTCTACTAGCAAGAGAATTTGTTGTGAAAGGAGAATAG
- a CDS encoding DUF2877 domain-containing protein, whose protein sequence is MRLAKYGDGDFIQRIIHHKFHGFVHSTFNRTLNIQCLDSGDLYTIACKGIDNAPNTLIIDLDSFEEADVVVNDNVSSDHSILTIANKMSITLDGAMKWNCVLPIYPAETDVLKMNVFTMKQYINLHGNNSRFERAFKSGNPFDDEMSKMLNERTQLLVLELQNKRMSTAITHATSLIGLGPGLTPAGDDFLVGLFTVFNIENNRYFSHKSFCEEVVLHAKPLTNDISYMALAKAAVGLVRESISDLMEALFRGSEEELKLSLRRVLAIGSTSGTDIALGIVAGLEMNM, encoded by the coding sequence GTGAGACTTGCAAAATACGGTGATGGCGATTTTATTCAGCGAATAATTCATCATAAGTTTCATGGTTTTGTTCATAGCACGTTTAATCGTACACTCAATATTCAATGTTTGGATAGTGGAGATTTGTATACTATTGCGTGTAAAGGAATAGATAATGCTCCTAATACACTTATTATTGACTTAGACAGCTTTGAAGAAGCAGATGTTGTAGTGAATGATAATGTAAGTTCAGATCATTCGATTCTAACGATTGCTAATAAGATGTCTATAACACTGGACGGTGCTATGAAATGGAATTGTGTATTGCCCATCTACCCTGCAGAAACTGATGTCTTAAAAATGAATGTATTCACAATGAAGCAATATATCAATCTCCACGGAAATAACAGCAGATTTGAAAGGGCTTTCAAAAGTGGTAATCCTTTTGACGATGAAATGTCTAAAATGCTTAATGAACGGACGCAGTTACTTGTATTGGAATTGCAAAACAAGCGAATGTCTACTGCAATCACACATGCAACTTCACTCATAGGCCTTGGACCAGGCTTAACACCAGCCGGCGATGATTTCTTGGTGGGATTGTTTACCGTCTTCAACATCGAGAATAATCGATACTTTTCACACAAATCGTTTTGTGAAGAAGTCGTCTTACATGCGAAGCCTTTAACCAATGACATCAGCTATATGGCATTAGCTAAAGCAGCAGTTGGTCTGGTAAGAGAGTCCATTAGTGACTTAATGGAGGCTTTATTTAGAGGTAGCGAAGAGGAATTAAAATTGTCTTTACGTAGGGTATTGGCTATAGGATCCACTTCGGGTACAGATATAGCCCTAGGAATTGTTGCAGGGCTGGAAATGAACATGTAA